The sequence TTTTGTCGTCAGGTGGTTCGGTGGCAGCGATGTCGTCGGCGAGAGCGCCGCGTGTCTCGGTGGCCCGTTCCGACTCGACGATGGCGGCCGAGTTGACCCAGGCGACGGCAAGCTGCCTTTGGGGGTCGCCAGGCGATGAGTCGCCGACCGGCAAACGGTGGCGATCGCCAGTTCCGATGACGAAGACCGCCAACAAAACGCTTGCCGCCAAGGCCAACGACGCCCAAGCCGCCCGGCGCGGCCAATGCCGCTCGGCTCTGGCTGGCTCTCCGTCGACCCCTCTCTCCCCCTCTCCCTCGCTCCAGGCCCCCGGCTCGACAGCCGGAAGCAACCCCTCGCCGACCACCTGGCAGAACTTGACCGCCTGCACCAGACATTCGCGCGTTGGTTGGTCTTCAAGCAGCCGCTGTTCGAAAGCGTCGCGCTGCGAGGGCGACAGGTCTTCGAGCACGTAGCGGACTGCGGTGAAGAGCGGTTCTTCGTCCGATTCAAGGTTCATTCATCGTCTCCCGTGCCGAGGCACTCACGCAATTTCTTGATGGCCGCCTGCATCCGCCACAGCGTCGTGCCTAGGGGGACTTTCAATTCGTCCGCGATCACCGCAAACGTCTTTTGTTCGTAGAGCCGCATCCAGACCACTTGCCTTTGCTCGGCCGGCAAGGCGTCGAGCGCCTCCCGTGCCCGCCGGCCTTCTTCGCGCCGCCGCGCCACTTCGTCAGGCCGGTCGTAGTCGTCGCGCTCATTTGCCTGCCGCAGCCAGGCCAACTGTTCCACGCCCCGCGCCTGGACTCCCTGCCGTCTCCGCAAGGCCAGGGCCTCGTTCAAGGCCACGCGAAACAGCCAGCCCCTGAGCGACTCTTCCGCCGTGTGTCCCTGCTCGATCGCCTTGACGAAGGTGGCTTGCACCACATCCGCGGCCAAATGGACGTCGTGCAGCACGCCCAACGCCAAGCGGCGCAGATCCTCAGCGCACTCGGCATGGAGTGCCGCGATTTTCTCGGGGGCGAGTCGTCGTTCGTCCGCCAAGGTCAACGTTTGGTCTCCGTCGGCGGGTCTCGCGACCCACATCGCCCTTTCATCCCTTATGATGCGCGCCGCGGCCGGATTATTGGGCCGTCCGCAACAATTAGCATAACCGCTTGCCGCATTGCATGTTGCAGCTCTGCCGTTGGTCGATTGCGGGATGGCAGGCAGTGGCTGGGGCAGAGCTTGGCGGCAAAGCTTGGCGGCAGAGCGTGTCCTCAAACCGGGCCGGTCCTGGCCAAGCTCTGCCCCAGCCACCATCGCTGCTTTCGCGATCGATCAGGGGACGAGGGCCCCAGAGCACTAGCTGGCGTCGGCCGGCTGGGGCACGAAGTCGCGGAGACGGGTCAGCAGACGCTCGCGCTCGAAGGGCTTGGTGAGCACCTCGTTGCAGCCGGCGTCGAGGCACCTCTGGCGGTCGCCCGACATGGCGTGGGCGGTCACGGCGATGATGTTTCCGCCGTAGCCCAACCGCCTCAACTCGGCGGTCGCGTCGTACCCATCCAGCACCGGCATGTGCATGTCCATCAGCACCAGGTCGTAAGGTGGGGCGCCGGAGTGCATTGCCTCGTCGACCGCCTGGCGGCCGTTATCGACCACCGTCACTCTGGCTCCGGCAGCTTCCAGAATAAACGTCAGCAGCCGCTGGCTATCGTGGCTGTCTTCCGCCAACAAGACTTTCGCCGAAAGCCTTGACTTCGTCGCCGGGGGTTCCGCGACCGTTTCGACTTTGCCGGCGGACGGCGTCCCCAACGTCTGGTATTTTCCCGCCGGCACCGTAAGACTAAACGTGCTTCCTTGGCCGGGCACGCTCCGCACCGTGATGTCGCCGCCCAGAAGCTGCGCCAGCCGCCGGCTGATCGCCAGGCCCAGCCCGGTGCCCGCGAAGCGCCGCGTCATCGACGAATCGAGCTGGCTGAACGGCTGGAACAACGACTGCAATCGCTCGGCGGCGATGCCGATGCCCGAATCGACGACATCGAACTGCAACATCATCGCGTCGCCGTTGGACGGCGCCAGGCGAACGTCGACCCGCACGCCGCCGCGATCGGTGAATTTGACGGCGTTGCCCAACAGATTGACGAGCACCTGCCGCAGCCGCACGGCATCGCTGCGCAGCATGCGGGGCACGGCGTCGTCGACGCCCACGTCGAGCCATAGACCCTTGGCTTCGCACCGCGGCCGGATGAGCGACGCCACGTCCGAGGCGATCGAGCGCGGCGAACAGGGGCCCAAGTCGAGCTTCAACGAGCCGGCCTCGATCTTCGATAGGTCAAGAATGTCGTTGATGATGGTCAGCAGATACTCGCCGTTGCGTTTGATCGTCTCGACCACCTCCAGGTCTTTTTCGCCGCGGAGCCGCTCGCGGAGCACGTCGGTGAAGCCCAGAATGGCCGTCATCGGCGTGCGGATTTCGTGGCTCATCGTGGCCAGAAACTCGCTCTTCAGCCGGCTGGCGTCCTCCAGCCGCTCTTTCATCGACCGCAATTCGTCGTTTTGCCGGGCCAGCACCGCCGACTGCTGTTCCAGCGCCATGGCCACGTCGTAGGCTTCGAACGCCCGCACCACCACCGACTCGATCGACGAACGGTCCCAGGGCTTCTGCAGAAAGTAGAACACCTGCCCGCGGTTGATGGCGTCGATCATGGCCCCCGGCTCGGTATACGCCGTCAGCAGAATGCGGCGTGTTTGCGGGTGCTTGACGCGCAGCACGTCGAACAGATCGACGCCGGTGCCGCCGGGCATCCGCTGGTCGGCCACCACCACGGGCACGATTTCGCGTGCGAGGATCTGCAGGGCCGCTTCGGTGCTGTCGGCCGTGAGGATGTGAAAACGGTCCTCCAAGGCGGCCTCAAAGACCGCCCGGTTGTCTGCCTCATCATCGACGTACAAAACGGTGCGCTTCATCTGCTCTCCATGCCGTGTCCGCCTGCGCAGGCTGCCACCCGCCGCGGCACCGTCGCGGTGCTCGGCGACGCTGCTCAAATGTGGGTTTCGCCCGTGTGCCAAGCAACCAGAAACCGCGAACGAGGGCCAATTCGCCCCCGGCGCGCTGGCGTTTGGGCCGGTTGTAGCGGTTCATCCTGACTTGACAACAACCCTCGGCGGCGAGACGATTCTTAGGGAGGACTTCCATGAGCTTATTCGCCGCCGACAATTCCAATCTGGTGCAGATTATCTGGGTTGTCTTGCTTCTCGCCGTCCTGGTGGCGGCCATGATCTTTGTCGCCATCTTTGCCCGCTATTTCCGCTTCTGGATTCAGTCGGTGAGCACCGGGGCGGGCATCGGCATTTTGGACCTGCTGGGCATGACCTTTCGCAAGGTCAACCCGGCTGTGATCGTGCGCAGCAAGATCATGGCCGTGCAGGCCGGCATCGGCGAGCACATGGGCATCACCAGCCAGGCGCTGGAGGCGCATTATCTGGCCGGGGGTAACGTGCCGCTTGTAATCCGGGCCATCATCGCCGCCAACAAGGCCAAGATCATCGACCTGGACTTCAAGCAGGCCACGGCCATCGACCTGGCCGGCCGCAACGTGCTGGAAGCCGTTCAGACCAGCGTCTATCCCAAGGTCATCGATTGTCCGGGACGCAACTCCGGCCGGCAAACGCTCGACGCGGTGGCGAAAAACGGCATCCAGCTTAAGGTCAAGGCCCGCGTCACCGTGCGGGCCAACTTGCGGCAGCTTATCGGCGGAGCGACTGAAGAAACCATCATTGCCCGCGTGGGCGAGGGCATCGTCAGCGCCATCGGCTCTTCCGAGTCGCACACCGAGGTGCTGGAAAACCCCGACCGCATTTCCAAGGCGGTTTTGGCCCGCCGGCTCGATTCGCAGACCGCTTTCGAGATCGTGTCGATCGATATCGCCGATATCGACGTGGGAGAGAATATCGGCGCCCGGCTGCAAGCCGATCAGGCCGAGGCCGATACCCGCCGCGCTCGGGCCGAAGCCGAGGGGCAACGAGCGATGGCCGTGGCCCGCGAACAAGAAATGCTGGCCACCATCGAAGAAAGCCGGGCCCAGGTCGTCGAGGCCGAAGCCCAAGTGCCCAAGGCCATCGCCGAGGCCATTCAATACGGCAAACTGGGTATTCTGGATTATTACAAGCTCCGTAACGTGCAGGCCGATACCGACATGCGTACGGCCATCGCCGGGGGAGGAACTCGCATGCCCCCCAGGACCAGCGCATCATGAACGACTTTCCGATTCTACTGGCCGACATCGCGTTGTGGATCAAGGTGGTCGTCGCTGCCGGTCTGGCCCTGGTTTACCTGGTGAACTACGCGGCCCAAGTGGCCGGCAAGGGGCAGAAACGCCCGCCGATGCGTCCCGAAGCCCGGCCCGATCCCCGCGCGCGTCCGCGTCCTGCCGGCCGGCAAGACGTGCAGGATGAAGTCGCCGAGTTCTTGAAGCGCGCCGCCGAAAAGCGGACCGCCGGCCGGCCTGCCGAGCAGCCGCCCCAACCGCAACGGCGGGCCCTGCCGCGCTCGGCGGGCGGGCCCGCGCCGGAAATCGTCGAAGCCCGCGCCGTCGAAGAGATGCCTTCCAGCCGCTGGCCGGAGCCGGTGCAATCGCACGTCGACACGCACCAGTTGTCCGGCCGCGCCGAACAGCTCGCCCACGCCGATCGTGGCGACGCCGCCTTTCAAGCACACATGCAGTTGTTCGATCACCAGGTGGGTCGCATTCACGAATCGGCGCCGCCAACATCCGAGACAACGCAAGCGGGCGGACCCGGTCAGGCCCCAGGCGCGCCCCTCAATGAGGTGTTTGCGAGACTGCTGGCCGATCCTGACAATGTACGACAAGCCATCGTGTTGAATGAGATTATCCAGCGCCGGTATTGACAAAACGATTAGAAAGATGTGACCATGCCAAGCAAAGTTGAACCCGGCAAGACCAAACTCGGCTGGATCGGAACCGGTGTAATGGGCACGAGTATGTGCGGGCACCTCCTGGCCAAAGGTTTTTTGGTCACGGTTTTCAACCGCAGTCGCGGGCGTGTCGAACCGCTGTTGGCCAAAGGCGCCCGCTGGGCCGATTCTCCCACAGCCGTCGCCGCCGCCTCCGACGTGGTATTTACCATCGTCGGCTACCCGACCGACGTGCGCGAGGTGGTGCTCGGCGCCAGCGGCACGTTGGCCGGCAGCAAGTCGGGCAACATTCTCGTCGAC is a genomic window of Pirellulales bacterium containing:
- a CDS encoding RNA polymerase sigma factor; the encoded protein is MWVARPADGDQTLTLADERRLAPEKIAALHAECAEDLRRLALGVLHDVHLAADVVQATFVKAIEQGHTAEESLRGWLFRVALNEALALRRRQGVQARGVEQLAWLRQANERDDYDRPDEVARRREEGRRAREALDALPAEQRQVVWMRLYEQKTFAVIADELKVPLGTTLWRMQAAIKKLRECLGTGDDE
- a CDS encoding response regulator, which produces MKRTVLYVDDEADNRAVFEAALEDRFHILTADSTEAALQILAREIVPVVVADQRMPGGTGVDLFDVLRVKHPQTRRILLTAYTEPGAMIDAINRGQVFYFLQKPWDRSSIESVVVRAFEAYDVAMALEQQSAVLARQNDELRSMKERLEDASRLKSEFLATMSHEIRTPMTAILGFTDVLRERLRGEKDLEVVETIKRNGEYLLTIINDILDLSKIEAGSLKLDLGPCSPRSIASDVASLIRPRCEAKGLWLDVGVDDAVPRMLRSDAVRLRQVLVNLLGNAVKFTDRGGVRVDVRLAPSNGDAMMLQFDVVDSGIGIAAERLQSLFQPFSQLDSSMTRRFAGTGLGLAISRRLAQLLGGDITVRSVPGQGSTFSLTVPAGKYQTLGTPSAGKVETVAEPPATKSRLSAKVLLAEDSHDSQRLLTFILEAAGARVTVVDNGRQAVDEAMHSGAPPYDLVLMDMHMPVLDGYDATAELRRLGYGGNIIAVTAHAMSGDRQRCLDAGCNEVLTKPFERERLLTRLRDFVPQPADAS
- the floA gene encoding flotillin-like protein FloA (flotillin-like protein involved in membrane lipid rafts) — its product is MSLFAADNSNLVQIIWVVLLLAVLVAAMIFVAIFARYFRFWIQSVSTGAGIGILDLLGMTFRKVNPAVIVRSKIMAVQAGIGEHMGITSQALEAHYLAGGNVPLVIRAIIAANKAKIIDLDFKQATAIDLAGRNVLEAVQTSVYPKVIDCPGRNSGRQTLDAVAKNGIQLKVKARVTVRANLRQLIGGATEETIIARVGEGIVSAIGSSESHTEVLENPDRISKAVLARRLDSQTAFEIVSIDIADIDVGENIGARLQADQAEADTRRARAEAEGQRAMAVAREQEMLATIEESRAQVVEAEAQVPKAIAEAIQYGKLGILDYYKLRNVQADTDMRTAIAGGGTRMPPRTSAS